From one Pithys albifrons albifrons isolate INPA30051 chromosome 22, PitAlb_v1, whole genome shotgun sequence genomic stretch:
- the PEX14 gene encoding peroxisomal membrane protein PEX14 isoform X4: MGTEEPSVPATHALPAQPPHPAPYGPPGSRWRDYGALAIIMAGIAFGFHQLYKKYLVPLIMGGKEDRKQLQRIESNISEMSGSVTQTVTQLQTTLAAVQELLIQQQQKIQDLTQELAASKATTSTNWILESQNINELKSEIYSLKGLLLNRRQFPPSPSAPKIPSWQIPVKPSSPSSAVAANHNSSSDISPVSNESSAASPVKESHSPEGAQGSCHLLGPEEATAATIDVTGQVRMEVQGEEEKRETQRNEEEEEEDDEDDDVSHVDEEECLGVQTEDRRGGDGQINEQVEKLRRPEGASNENEID, encoded by the exons GTCCCCCTGGCTCCAGATGGCGGGACTATGGGGCTTTGGCCATCATAATGGCAGGAATTGCCTTTGGATTCCACCAGCTCTACAAG AAATACCTGGTTCCTCTCATCATGGGAGGCAAAGAAGACAGGAAACAACTTCAGAGGATTGAGTCCAACATTTCTGAGATGAGTGGCAGTGTGACACAGACAG TGACTCAGTTACAGACAACTTTAGCAGCTGTCCAGGAGCTGCTAATCCAGCAACAGCAGAAAATCCAGGACCTCACCCAAGAACTGGCTGCTTCTAAG GCCACAACTTCCACCAACTGGATCctggagtcacagaatattAATGAGTTGAAATCTGAGATCTACTCTTTGAAAGGACTTCTCCTGAACAG GAGGCagttccctccctccccttcgGCCCCCAAGATCCCGTCGTGGCAGATCCCGGTGAAGCCGAGCTCTCCCTCCAGCGCCGTGGCCGCCAACCACAACAGCAGCAGCGACATCTCCCCGGTCAGCAACGAGTCGAGCGCGGCGTCGCCGGTGAAGGAGAGTCACAGCCCcgagggtgcccagggcagctgccacCTGCTGGGCCCCGAGGAGGCCACCGCGGCCACCATCGATGTCACGGGCCAGGTGCGCATGGAGGTGCAGGGcgaggaggagaagagggagaCCCAGAGgaacgaggaggaggaggaggaggacgatGAGGATGATGACGTTAGCCACGTGGATGAGGaggagtgtctgggggtccaGACTGAGGACCGGCGAGGAGGGGATGGGCAGATTAATGAGCAGGTGGAGAAGCTACGAAGACCTGAGGGGGCCAGCAACGAGAACGAGATTGACTGA